A region from the Buteo buteo chromosome 19, bButBut1.hap1.1, whole genome shotgun sequence genome encodes:
- the LOC142042121 gene encoding potassium voltage-gated channel subfamily A member 6-like — MRAEEPLALAAPRAGGGGGGGGGGGGGGGGGGGGGGGEGEAEVPGEERSGGSCCSSERLVINISGLRFETQLRTLSIFPDTLLGDPSRRVRYFDPLRNEYFFDRNRPSFDAILYYYQSGGRLRRPVHVPLDIFLEEIRFYQLGQEAIETFREDEGFIQEEEKPLPQHHFQRQVWLLFEYPESSGPARAIAIVSVLVILISIVIFCLETLPEFRQEPKGVQPGFGEAALPGDEALLLPPPPPPSGTPPPLRPAAGAGPFFTDPFFLIETLCIIWFSFELLVRFFACPSKPEFSRNIMNIIDIVAIIPYFITLGTELAQQQQQKQQPGSSSNNGGQQQAMSLAILRVIRLVRVFRIFKLSRHSKGLQILGKTLQASMRELGLLIFFLFIGVILFSSAVYFAETDDPDSLFTSIPDAFWWAVVSMTTVGYGDMYPMTIGGKIVGSLCAIAGVLTIALPVPVIVSNFNYFYHRETDHEEQCQYTHVTCGQQQSPFSEPKKGDSNQSLSKSEFLEAEDLESMKYSNFIPPNNQGYKEKKMLTEV, encoded by the coding sequence ATGCGGGCGGAGGAGCCGCTGGCGCTGGCGGCCCCgcgggcgggaggaggaggaggaggaggaggaggaggaggaggtggtggtggtggtggtggtggtggtggtggaggcgAGGGGGAGGCGGAGGTGCCGGGCGAGGAGCGGAGCGgcgggagctgctgcagcagcgaGCGGCTGGTGATCAACATCTCGGGGTTGCGGTTCGAGACGCAGCTGCGGACCCTCTCCATCTTCCCCGACACCCTCCTGGGGGACCCCAGCCGCCGGGTGCGCTACTTCGACCCCCTCCGCAACGAGTACTTCTTCGACCGCAACCGGCCCAGCTTCGACGCCATCCTCTACTACTACCAGTCCGGGGGGCGGCTGCGCCGGCCGGTCCACGTGCCCCTCGACATCTTCCTGGAGGAGATCCGCTTCTACCAGCTGGGCCAGGAGGCCATCGAGACCTTCCGCGAGGACGAGGGCTTCATtcaagaggaggagaagcccctgccccagcaccactTCCAGCGCCAGGTCTGGCTGCTCTTCGAGTACCCCGAGAGCTCCGGGCCGGCCCGGGCCATCGCCATCGTCTCCGTGCTGGTCATCCTCATCTCCATCGTCATCTTCTGCCTGGAGACCCTGCCTGAGTTTCGCCAGGAGCCCAAGGGCGTCCAGCCCGGCTTCGGGGAGGCGGCGCTGCCCGGAGACGaggcgctgctgctgccgccgccgccgccgccgagcggGACTCCACCACCCCTGCGCCCGGCCGCCGGCGCCGGCCCCTTCTTCACCGACCCCTTCTTCCTCATCGAGACCCTCTGCATCATCTGGTTCTCCTTTGAGCTCCTCGTCCGCTTCTTCGCCTGCCCCAGCAAGCCCGAGTTCTCCCGCAACATCATGAACATCATTGACATCGTGGCCATCATCCCCTACTTCATCACCCTGGGTACCGAGctggcccagcagcagcagcagaagcagcagcccggcagcagcagcaacaacgGGGGCCAGCAGCAAGCCATGTCCCTGGCCATCCTCAGAGTCATCCGCCTGGTCAGGGTCTTCAGGATCTTCAAGCTCTCCAGGCACTCCAAGGGGCTGCAGATCTTGGGGAAGACTCTCCAGGCCAGCATGAGGGAGCTGGGCCTCctcatcttcttcctcttcatcgGCGTGATCCTCTTCTCCAGTGCTGTCTACTTTGCAGAGACCGATGACCCCGACTCCCTGTTCACCAGCATCCCTGATGCTTTTTGGTGGGCGGTGGTGTCCATGACCACCGTGGGCTATGGGGACATGTATCCCATGACAATCGGTGGCAAGATTGTGGGCTCCTTGTGCGCCATCGCGGGTGTGCTCACCATCGCCCTCCCCGTCCCCGTCATCGTGTCCAACTTCAACTACTTCTACCACCGAGAGACTGATCACGAAGAGCAGTGCCAGTACACCCACGTCACCTGTGGCCAGCAGCAGTCACCCTTCTCCGAGCCCAAGAAGGGGGACAGTAATCAGTCTCTCAGCAAATCTGAATTCCTGGAGGCAGAAGACCTGGAGTCCATGAAATATTCCAACTTCATTCCTCCCAACAACCAGGGttataaagagaagaaaatgctgaCAGAGGTGTGA